The genomic window TTTATTTCCAACTCGTTGAATGAAAAGGGTAAATTAGAGAAGTTTATTTCTGCTTGTAATGATCACAGTGAAAAAATTAGGCAAGCTCAAAATGGACTGGGGTTCGAGAAACACTTCAATGCTATCAAATACCTTTTTAAATTCCACGAACATTTCGACATCGGGCTCtcggaagaagaactagaaACGGCCTCGAAGGTTTTCAACAATCCAATGATGGAACCATTCTCTGCTCCAGAATTAATCGCTTCCAACTGCGGCAATTCCGCCATGTCAGCTTTCGGTGTCACTCCAGCTGTCCCTCAAGGTTTCGGCATTGGTTACATAATCAAAAGTGACCAATGTGACATTACGTTGACTTCTCAGTACAGGCAGGGAAGAAGATTGGCGTTCATGCTAAAGTGGGTTTTAACGGAAATCAACAATTATTGGGAATTGAACTCTACCAATTCGGTTAGAATTAGTCCCAAAGTTGATCAGTTATACGAGATTGATAATGCTATCAACCAGCTTAAGCTGAATGTTGCACAGCATAAAGTTGATAATACAAAAGCTCCTGGCCAGACTGCTGATCGGCCCAACCTTGGTGGATATCACCaatcttcaacttcaagtaTATTCAATGGTGGCCATGGATTCTTAGAGCTCAAAGGCCACTTAGAAAGTAGAACATCATCAAGACCAATTTCTAGATCTGGCTCTAATTTAAAGCTATCTTCAATGAGCCTTTCAAATGCATCACAGCCAACTTTGACTAATGAACTGGAAGATACAGCGACCTCTAGAATACGTATTGCAAGTGAACtcgaaaaacaaaatgcTGGGTATGAAATTCTGGTGATTGATGCTTCAAATGCTACAAAGGAAACTCCCAAAAcaaataagaagaagaacgtgGTTTCATCAAAGTTCGAAATAAACTTTGACCGCTCAATTGTTGGAAGGAAAGTAAACACCCGAGGTTAGAAATATGACAGAAAATTCAAACTGATTTGAGGAGTAAATCGAGAGTTAGCTCCAAGAAAATATTTAGCACTGATAGCCAATTTTCCGTGTGTAATTATTTATTCTCAAATGTTTTTATGAtaatgacaatgacaatgacaatgacaatgacaatgaATTATTAATATAAAGCTCCTATTGTTTTCCGTTTTAATGCGTTTAATGAAAAGACTAATTCGCTTATTACAGAAGGAATTCATGAGTTTGTCTTAGCTAGAATTTGTTCATCTATGTcaccaaaaagaattgcTAAGAATATATCTGCTAAAATCACTAAAGAACCGCTTATGATATAACATACCCACAAATATCCATCATTGGCCAATTTACCAGTGAAGAAAGGACCTATGCATCTGCTAAAAGTTTTCCCAATATTAACCATACCCATCACCTTTGTTAGGTCTTTAGCAGGTATTGTATTGGTCAGAATAATTTGTCTTGGTGTAACATCCATTGCTGTagtgaaaaagaagagcatTAATAACAGGACGGATAACCAAACATGTGCATCTGCAAATGGAACTAGGATAGAGAAAATACCAGAAGGAACTTGAACAAGCAAAGTTGCTTTAACTGGTCCATAAAGCCTAGCGATGATAGCGGATGGTATAGCAGATGCTGCCATTACGTATTTGCTGCTGAAAAATAACAATCCTAATGATGTATTGCTCATATCAAATACCtttttataataatacacCATCCAGGAGGAAGTCATGAATCCTGAACCCAATGAATCCGTCATAAAAATCAAAAGCAATCTGAACATTAAAGAAACTGTCTTCTTGGATAACCTGTCTTTTCTTAGTGATTTGATAACCAAAGGAGTATCTTCTGCTTGAACTTCTGCATCCTCTATTTGGGTTTCAGTCGATGTTTCAGTGGTTGCTTCGGCAGATTCACACTGGTCATCAAAGTCACCGTCAAGTTCGGACTCTGCCGACAACGATATGGAAATGAACAACTTAATCAACGCAATGATAGCATAGATCCCAAATATAGCTTTGTAACATGCTCTTTTAGTTTCAAATACCTTGAATGATATAAGAATATCGATTATAACACCGCAGAATAGAGAGCCTACAGCACTACCAAAAGTTCCAAGCATCGAATGCATAGAGTACACCTCGGGTCTCTTGTTATGTGGGGTCAAATGGGCAATCATAGACTCTTCAATAGATTTGAAAGGTCCTACTTCTTCAGAAGATGGCGAGATAACCCCAATGATAGCAAacacaagaagaacatatatattttctgATACAGCAAATACTACACCGGAGAGTCCCATCATTGCAGAGCCATAAGTTAACACCAAACGTCTGCCCCATGAGTCAGCGTACCACGTAAGAACGTACGAGATACACACATCTCCGACAAGAGTTAACGACATAAATAGACCCATTTGCTCATCTGTAATGCCAATCTCATTGAAATAAAGGGTTAGAATCTGGTTAGTCATTCCGTATGCCATCATTCTTAAAAGTACAGCCCACCATAATAATTTCACATCCCTAGGGGCTTCTGACCAAACCTTACCAACATGCATCGTTTATTTAActtcctttcttctctccCAGAGCTGTTAGGTAtctacttcttcaagtatTTGCTTGTACTGGTCAATGATACCCCGATGCTCAATTTAACTGCACTTATAAATTACCTTTTGCATGTAATGACTCCATATTCATAAAAAAACTGCTTATTACATTAATCATAGTTACATTTCATTCATCCTTCTGTTCATTATGTCTCTTTAgcttatttcttttttattctttacGACGGCTCATCGctatgtttttttttttttttttttttttttttttttttttttcaagtttaaaAATATTGACAGCATCtgatttcaaagatttgaCATAATTTTAGAGATGGGATTCATCGCTTCTCAGAGATCGTACTTCTGGACACAAGCTACGCTTTTATCTTTGGATTTGTTCGGTCTCAACAGAGAATTTTTCATCTTTAATCCGTTTGATAGCTATCGATTTGGAGGTTGGTGCCCGATatacaattttttttgtctgttctgttattttattatttggTACCATCTTTTTAAGGTATAATAGTGCACTGCTCTAAAGGTCATATAGTCAATGACAGATCGCGGTTTTGACAAGGCCGAATTCGTTAAATCAGTAGAGAGTGAGGATTTTAGTCGAAATACCAGTAGCGCGTCTACTCCAGGAAGTATAAGATCTACATCGAAGAAGAGACCGatgcaaaaaaagaaactcGCTTGTGTAGAGTGCCGGCAGCAGAAATCCAAGTGCGACGCACACGAAAGGGCTCCCGAACCCTGTACACGGTGTCTCAAGAAAGGTGTACCATGCGTTTTACAGAAAGATTTTAGAAGAACGTGCAAGAGGGCCAGAAATGAGGTTATTGCCAAGAAATTCCAAGAGTTGACTCAGTCACTATCAAGTTTGGGGTCGGAAGAATTACTGAAAAAACTGGATGCTGATTCATTAAATATACCAAAGAGTCTAGGGGTTACTGGCGATATGAACAGTAACGGTAGCGGTCAGTGGACTGAAAAATTAAGTTCGAATTCGAATTCAAATCCTGATAtaaatattgatatatcCAAGAATGACGATGCTTTGAAAACATTGCGTTCAGTTTTATCTACCAAAGATGTAGTATCGATGGTGACATCATCAGGATCGCTCGATACAGGCGCAAAACTGGATGGTGCTATAAATTTGAGTCGCGAACAACTTGAATGTCAACCAAAATCTCTCGGGGATGTCACCTTGTCTAGTGCAGATATCGCTGACCTATTCAATGAATTCAATACCAAGTACCATCCATTTTTACCAGTTGTTGATGTAACCAAGGGCCCTGAAAAAATTTACAGCTTATCTCCATGTCTTTTCTGGGTTATTATACTTGTAGGtctaagaagaaagttcGAAGCAATCGAAACAATGAACAAGCTCTCTAACATGGTTAAGTCTATATTGGCAGAGATCACTATTTCTCCTATTATAAGATATTCTCCATCTGAAACCGATGAACCTGTGCTTAATGTTTCTTCGGTTTATTCTGTTCAAGCCTTCCTAATTTATACATACTGGCCTCCTCTGACTTCTTCATTAAGTGCTGACACATCATGGAACACAATCGGTTCAGCTATGTTCCAAGCACTCAGAGTGGGACTTAACAGTGCTCAATTTTCCACAGAATATGCCACCGCCAACTCTCAGTTGATCCACGAACAAATTAGGACATGGATATGTTGTAACATAGTCTCACAAACCATCTCTGCATCATTTGGGTTTCCAGCTTATGTGGCCTTTGATCATACAGTCATCAGCACTTGTAAAATCTCTACCGCTGGAAATGATAAAAACGACTTCGTACCTTTCACTATAAAGCAAATGTTACAGATTGCCCACTTTGAGAATCAAGTTGTCGATACTATGAACTCCAATCCGAGAAACATGAATGGTCTAGCttcagatgaagaaaggTTACCGTTATTACATGTTTTGAATAGACAGCTAAAGGAACTAGAACTTCAACTAGACAATGTAAAATTGGACGATATTAGGAGATTTTTACTTCTTGTTACAAAGGTGCATTTGTTGACCTATTATTTCACCGAAGCTAAAGAGACGGATATTGGAgctaataaacaaaaaatttcCGTGAAGGATATGGAAACTAGCTTTGCGACAAAGAGAGGCTTGGTAATAGCATACAATTCTGCAGTGCAGTTGTTGCAACATGCCAAAGATATGTGGAAACGCGATCCCCTTATTGTAAAATATCTTCCGGGTGTTTATATCCTTAACATATGGCAATCAGCCTCAATAATATCGAAACTAGTACACTCATCTCTTGGATCAATTATAGACGTCAACACAGGTAAAGAAGTGTATCAAGATGCTGTATCTCTTATCTCGAATGCATCTGTGCTCAAATACGATATGGCATATAGATCTGCAGGAATTATGAGGAGCATATGGAGCATGTTCAATAATATGTTCGAGGAGTGGAAAAGCAAAGAACATCAAAGTGGTGGTGTATCTAAGGGCGAGAAGGACTTTAATTTGACGATTACCATAAAATCAAGAATGTCCGTGAGTGTGTTCTTCGATTGTTTGTATATTCTCAGACAAAAGTGTGGTATGGCtaaattgaagagagaaaaggaGAGAGCAATATCCtctgatgaagagaatCATAATGAATTAAGCAATGGTGACGCTTCAACTAAGGAACTGTTAACAGAGGACAAAAACCCGGAGGAAAATGCAAGAAAAATCATCTCTACCATCCCTCTTGACCCTGAACCTATTAATGCCCAACAGTCAAGTGGAAGTAGTATAACATCTCCTAGTGGATCGCACACAGGGGATGTGCTATCATTAAAATCAATTCTGAACAAAAACTCTCCTAGAGATGATTTAATGGCTAGAAATAAACATTCAGCTTTGAAGGGCTCATCCTCGGTCACTCCAACTACTACAATCATAAAATCACCTTCCGTTACACCTGTTGGCGCTCAAAACATAGAGCAGCAGAATGCTATCTCATACCCTAATTCTCTTGATATGTT from Kluyveromyces marxianus DMKU3-1042 DNA, complete genome, chromosome 6 includes these protein-coding regions:
- the LEU3 gene encoding leucine-responsive transcriptional regulator LEU3 codes for the protein MTDRGFDKAEFVKSVESEDFSRNTSSASTPGSIRSTSKKRPMQKKKLACVECRQQKSKCDAHERAPEPCTRCLKKGVPCVLQKDFRRTCKRARNEVIAKKFQELTQSLSSLGSEELLKKLDADSLNIPKSLGVTGDMNSNGSGQWTEKLSSNSNSNPDINIDISKNDDALKTLRSVLSTKDVVSMVTSSGSLDTGAKLDGAINLSREQLECQPKSLGDVTLSSADIADLFNEFNTKYHPFLPVVDVTKGPEKIYSLSPCLFWVIILVGLRRKFEAIETMNKLSNMVKSILAEITISPIIRYSPSETDEPVLNVSSVYSVQAFLIYTYWPPLTSSLSADTSWNTIGSAMFQALRVGLNSAQFSTEYATANSQLIHEQIRTWICCNIVSQTISASFGFPAYVAFDHTVISTCKISTAGNDKNDFVPFTIKQMLQIAHFENQVVDTMNSNPRNMNGLASDEERLPLLHVLNRQLKELELQLDNVKLDDIRRFLLLVTKVHLLTYYFTEAKETDIGANKQKISVKDMETSFATKRGLVIAYNSAVQLLQHAKDMWKRDPLIVKYLPGVYILNIWQSASIISKLVHSSLGSIIDVNTGKEVYQDAVSLISNASVLKYDMAYRSAGIMRSIWSMFNNMFEEWKSKEHQSGGVSKGEKDFNLTITIKSRMSVSVFFDCLYILRQKCGMAKLKREKERAISSDEENHNELSNGDASTKELLTEDKNPEENARKIISTIPLDPEPINAQQSSGSSITSPSGSHTGDVLSLKSILNKNSPRDDLMARNKHSALKGSSSVTPTTTIIKSPSVTPVGAQNIEQQNAISYPNSLDMLSGINDNRLAKNIANKKQASSPRVKAPSPLSQNYKNNENPTSTTQTFNELLEQPIPYTSSRDSNPVQAENRKEQSQSMSPSLTERWDNWESDLVWKDVDILMNEFAFNPTL